In Planococcus citri chromosome 4, ihPlaCitr1.1, whole genome shotgun sequence, the genomic window ggtcatgattttttgcattttcgaaGAAGTGTCATGTACGTGACCTTttaaagtgggttaaaattttgcgagaaactcaaatatttcatcGTTAGCCCTAATTTGGTTCATAGCTTTAGAGATTTTCGGAAAAAGTGTGATGTGACTTGtatcaaaatggtttaaaatttcgcgaaaaacaCAACAGTTTTgactcaaactttttttgagcacttttgaaaaaatttaagctcaaaatagggtcatgattttctgaatttttgaaaaagtgtcatgtgacctattaaagtgatttgaaatttcgcgagaaactcaaatatttcgacgaaaatgtttttagagtatttttttgaaagttttgagccTTGAGCCGGAATTTGCCTCAtaattttggagatttttggaaaaattatgatcacatgacatatcaaaatggcttaaaatttcgcgaaaaacacaaaaatttcgactcaaatttttgagcacttttgaaaaaattcaagtccaaaattgagtcatgattttaaaagtgtcatgtgacctattgATGTGAGTTGAAATTAAGCgagaaactcaaatatttcgacgaaaatgtttttaaagcatttttcaataagttttGAGCCTTGAGCCCGAATCTGGCTCTTGATTTTGgaggtttttggaaaaattatcatcatttaTAAGTAATATATcaaaatagtttaaaatttcgcaaaaaacacaaaaatttcaacttgaactttttttgagcacttgaaaattttagcccaaaattgggtcatggtttttgagatttttgaaaaagtgtgatGTGGCCAATTAAAGAGGGTTGAAATTTAACAATAAACTCAAATACCtttgataatgaaattttttaaaaaagatttttgtaaaatttcaaacacaaaatAGGATCatggtttttggaatttggaaaaatatgccGTGAGAGTCCTttcaaaatgagtcaaaattttggcaGAGTTAAGAATttctatcgaatttttttgagcttctttgaagaattttgagcccaaacttGGGTCAAGATTTATATGGATTCAATGTACCTATCTCATTCATTACTCataaattttcttcaagtttatgtaggtacatttttggaaatgcTTAAATTTCAACTCACTGATTTTATCGTAATTATTTTAACCTACTTTGATAAAGTGCATATTACTTCtttaacatttttggaaaattattcaaactagaagcaaaatttttcaaaaatgctcgaaaacagttttgatagaaattttgatCGTCTACTAAAACTGTtctccattttgaaaagttatgtctctttttcgaaaatttttttaaatcacttctCCAGTTTGTGTTTAGAGCAAgttcagagaaaattttggaattcaaaaatacccaaaatcatgaccaaattttttgctcaagattcttcaaaagtgctcaaaaaagttttgatttaaaatttttggattcttttgtcgaaatttttctgaatgaattttgttgtgataatttcaattcaaattaaggtcctcactttttttcgtgatgatttagaataaatttttcgatgGAGGTTTTGTTTGAGATTGTTCAtataaagtacatttttttatactgaataattttttgaagagtgTTTCGGtggtgatttaatttttgatttttctgtgatttcaaataaatttttatacatacctatgctgcctgataatttttgattagttttatattttggtgattttggacCAGTGGTGAtattaaaattccattttgtttACTcagttcagaattttcaaagttcctCTAGATGATTTGAAGGGACATAATTTTTCCAcgataattttggaattttggtttTCAGATGAGATTCGGTGTTTAGTTCTACTAAAGCTTTTTGgggtgattataattttttttcgtgttttcaaATAATGCTTTTCATCGAATTACGAgtactttggaatttttcgtgatAATTCCAGAGTGATGATTTtcttgtagaaatttttgacgTAAGTATTCTTCTCTTGGTGAttttcagaatacatttttcggCAGTGACTTGGAATTCTATTTTTGATTTAGTAAAAAACTTTTCTGTGgtgattttaaatgatttttttgtcagtaaTTTTTCGTGGatcttttatgaatttttccgagatgattttcgatttttgatgagtttttagtgttgaattcttgaattttttgtggcgatttgaaataaattttttcagtgacgattaaatttggaattttttgcgattttaacaaatttgttcGGGCAtggtgattttcatttcaatgatttttgaaaaaaaaatcttcttacCTACTGCTGTCTATTTTTAACATCTTTTCCGTACCCACATCCCAAGTAACGAAGTCATTTCCAATTACAGATCATTCAAGATGTCCGCCAATCAACCAGTCGAACAAAATAATCTCGCCGAGCAGCATGAAGTTGCAGACTTCATATGCCTCTACGACATGCCTAGTTTGCAAGAAATAGCGTTGAATGGAGTAATTATATCAATGTGGCGCTGCACCAACTCCCGTCTCGAAAGTGAATTCCAACAACACGCTCAACAACTCATACAGAATTTGAAAGGCCCCCGTAGCATAGAAAACAGCATGTATAAAATCTTGAGAAAAGTTTGCCAAGAGACGACAGATTGGGTAGGCCATATTCGTCGCGTATTCTTCCGCTGTAAATTCTTGAGAGGACGGTACGATATTCGTCACGTCGATCCGAAATGGTGTGTTTGGACGATGAATGGAGAAGTCGACTATCGAGAAAGTGCCAGAAAGATTCTAGAAACCAATAATTTACCCGTATCGCTGAAATTCCTCATAATGTGCGAATATTGCGTCgaagatgaaatcaaaaaatttccgttACATTTGCTTCCAGCAGAGTTCATCTCAGAACTGAAACATCGCCATCACGTTTGTTTCTATTGGatttgttttctgaaaaatgaactgCACAAGATGCTGATCGGCAATAATCATTCTTCAGCAGACCTCGCCATGGCTATGAATTTCACCGAGAATAATCGATTCGTCAACGAATTTTTCTGGAATCGTTTAAACGACGATGATCAAGTAACAATGGCTAAAGATTGGATTCATCTGGCTTATCAAGAAGGACGTCGCGGTGACTGCATTATCCTGGAACGAATTATTTCTTCGATGAGTTTGGATCAACAACAACGTCTGTTGTCGGAAATATCCGACACGATCGTCATCTATTTCGCTCTGTATTCCCATTCATCTCGATGTGCTCTGTGGGCTTGGAGAAGTTCTAaacatcaaatggacatggaacgATTTACCGAACTTGTCAGTGTTCTGATGTACGAAAGTAGATCTGAACAGTCGACGTTTGTCTTGAACGAGGTTTGGAATACTGCCTCCAATGATAAAAAAGATCACGTGATCCAGACCAAGTTAGACGAGTTCTTTGATGAATTCCCTTACAATGACCAATTCGAGTTCTCGAGAACATTTCTGCATCTTATACCCGAAGACGAAAGAAAaccattgattttcaaaatattcgatCGAAGTGCCATTCATCAGTGTGATCCTCATTTGCTGAATCCTTTACTAGACGCTTGTTTACCACGCTCCGATGACCaatcaacgttgaaaaaatctctCATCGAATCTCCTAAATTTCGAAAACATTTACAACATTTATTCGTcaatcaaaagtttgaaatattgaacgaaaaattgaaattttgtttttcatccgATGCGAAAGCTGTTCAAATATTCAAACGAGAGTTTCTAAAAGAGGAATCGACTCTACGCGTTGAAGATATTGGTCTCATTACGAATATCGAGAGGTGGAACGAATCGAGTAATTTTATTGGTGAAACTTTCGACGAAGATTTGATTTCAGCGCTGAAGGCGAAACAGAGAATTATATCGATGTTAGCTTCTTCTATCGTTGTTGCTAAAAATTACTCTAATCTTCGGAGTGGTTTTGATAATCTTACGAAAGTCGTTGAAACGGTATTCGCGAATGATGAGCTGAAAGATTTGAAACGCTCGTATTCTGATTATTTTCGCCGGTTGGTAGAGTGTCCTTTTGTGAAATCTGATCACGAAACGTTCAACTCGAAAGCTATGCAGTGGTGTTTGGACACTTTGGTGGACGATGATGAAGAATTGATTTTGAGTTCTAAAAAACTTAGGGTTGCGTAATTTACTTTAAACTTTGTGAACCTTTTTTGAGTTGTTTGCGTTTGTTCTCTGTGTAGATACCATTTATGAATCTGTTCATTTGTACATAAATAATAttatattacctacatttttttcaagttgtagtAGGTAAGGTTTTATTCATCCATGTATGTAGCTCGTATTAGTTTTAATAGAACTTTTTCCtagaaatttaatcattttgtgATCATCAATCTTGAAAACAtgaaacatgaaataaaataatgctCAATTCTTACATGcgtttaaataaattttatcatctGTTATACTAAGTACAATATTCAGTGTCGCTGAAAGTGAGAGCCAACGAGGGTCAGGGACAAAAAATTCGAGCCTCCtgagaatttttaaactcaTCCCTCCTCTGAAGCAAAtaggtacatgtttttttttcctcaaaaatcgatgTCAAAGatcccccaccaaaaaaaaagacgaattcGTTTTCAAAAGAAAAGTTTATTACAGAAGTTTCTTCAAAAGAAGTTTTTCAAGGAGAAGGTTTCCCAAGTGAGAAGTTTGAAGTTTTTAGGtcaagaacaaattttgtttcgcgtcaaacaatttttgagctaGGTTTTCCTCTTGCAGAGGAGTTTTTCacaagtgacttttttttgcaagcAAAGCTTAGATAATAGATTTTAAATGAAGGTTACATTTTCTAtccaaaaataacattttcatactttcttcaaaaatgaaatgtaagttttcattttttgtttaaaagtgaagttgacgatttttttttaaaaatcaggccCGAGGCAAATTGTCACTTGCCTTCTTTCTTGTCACTGGTCAGTGACATCGACAATATTTTGTGCAACTTCTGAGCGAAAATAATTGCGATATCTTGTATGACTTTTGACAGAAAAAGATttgatcaatttccaaaatttagaaaGTAAGCATTATGATATACCTATGATTTTGAATTACTGGTGAAGTTTAGCAATTTGGGTACTGGTACTGGTATTCTGGCAAACTGctggtaattattggtaaattactgatcaTTCATAGTAAATAAATggtaaatggtaatttttggtaaattgcaggttatttttatggtaaattactggtatttttttggtaaattattggtgatttttttttttgttaattggtggtaattttgacggtaaattactggtaactttcatggtaaattacaggtaattttttggtaaattactgatgatttttttggtgaattagaACTGAATTACATTACTGATAATTTCTcagtaaattattgaaattgataatttttggtaaattactggtaatttctgggtaaattactggtaatttctgggtaaattactggtaatttctgggtaaattactggtaatttctgggtaaattactggtaatttctgggtaaattactggtaatttctgggtaaattactggtaatttctgggtaaattactggtaatttctctgtaaatttctggtaatttctcagtaaatttctggtaatttctcggtaaatttctggtaatttctcggtaaatttctggtaatttctcggtaaatttctggtaatttctcggtaaatttctggtaatttctcgGCGAATTACTGGTAAATTCTCGTCGAATTACTGGTAAATTCtcggtaaataactggtaatttcttggcgaatcactggtaatttctcGGTGAACTACTAATTTCTTAGTAAATTACAGATTATTTCTTAGTACATAAATtacaggtatttttttggtaaatcactgtggtaattaaaaattaacttctttcaaaaaaaaaacatatttttaaaattttaaaatttcaaaaccaaaaaaaatgtttgtccttgcataaaaaaacattgttatTATGcctttcaaaacacaaattttcaaaagctttcacTCTTACTTCACTCAAGACGGTTTCtcttctctttttcaaaattgacttcctaacaaaaaaatttcaatttaaaaatttttaagatcaaaaaataaacttctcgctttatatgtaaaaaaaaacaagtttttgggcatctcgaattgaaaattttcaaaggctcacGCCCTTGCTTGCCTTGGGTCAATTTGATTCTCTTTTtagaataaacaaatttcacatttagtAAGGCctccaaatattttaaaaataaaatgaatttttcatttcatgagtTATAttgaatattatgaaaattatgaTATTAGTTagctaaattgattttttctcccACATcattcgacaaattttcagtcgaaacCACTTCCTTCCTCTCAAAAACTTCAATATGGCTTTTACCTGCTTTAGAAATGGAATCCAACATGAAATTTGCCTTAGGCCCTGTTCAAAACCAACATCAATCGACTCGTGAGATTGATAAAGAGGGAAAGCAAATTTACATAAGCATTTTGCGccaatttcatcgaattt contains:
- the LOC135842536 gene encoding uncharacterized protein LOC135842536 isoform X3 gives rise to the protein MSANQPVEQNNLAEQHEVADFICLYDMPSLQEIALNGVIISMWRCTNSRLESEFQQHAQQLIQNLKGPRSIENSMYKILRKVCQETTDWVGHIRRVFFRCKFLRGRYDIRHVDPKWCVWTMNGEVDYRESARKILETNNLPVSLKFLIMCEYCVEDEIKKFPLHLLPAEFISELKHRHHVCFYWICFLKNELHKMLIGNNHSSADLAMAMNFTENNRFVNEFFWNRLNDDDQVTMAKDWIHLAYQEGRRGDCIILERIISSMSLDQQQRLLSEISDTIVIYFALYSHSSRCALWAWRSSKHQMDMERFTELVSVLMYESRSEQSTFVLNEVWNTASNDKKDHVIQTKLDEFFDEFPYNDQFEFSRTFLHLIPEDERKPLIFKIFDRSAIHQCDPHLLNPLLDACLPRSDDQSTLKKSLIESPKFRKHLQHLFVNQKFEILNEKLKFCFSSDAKAVQIFKREFLKEESTLRVEDIGLITNIERWNESSNFIGETFDEDLISALKAKQRIISMLASSIVVAKNYSNLRSGFDNLTKVVETVFANDELKDLKRSYSDYFRRLVECPFVKSDHETFNSKAMQWCLDTLVDDDEELILSSKKLRVA